The following coding sequences lie in one Aspergillus puulaauensis MK2 DNA, chromosome 3, nearly complete sequence genomic window:
- a CDS encoding uncharacterized protein (COG:I;~EggNog:ENOG410PJS4;~InterPro:IPR042099,IPR000873,IPR020845;~PFAM:PF00501), producing MVVYLPDKDYDFPNIDLLTLIFGMFSNISYATLWLTQVMADSPIPESTESTILHAEAADPSNATTKAQTRLLTRQIAYTLRHHFGVGSQGAGTDVVVGVSGGQVLLPSVFYGVVAAGGVWSAASSTATPPELERQIRQGSSRLIISGPESKDVVLKAAEAAGVPQNRVLILRSMGHERVLQNAATGQNYLDGLRPSEVLDWERITDPKKLEDSLICLLYSSGTTGAPKGVNISHLNMVTEALIPIYFDNEYIAQRRQTEPKYEHPYRTLAHLPTAHVAGCQGYFVNPAACGGTVFWMEKFDFPKFLQYNKQLEITFFFTVPPIYLLITLSPAVTDQFKTLRRAYSGAAPMGADLQTKAQKKLGCLINQTWGLSETTGSTTGMPWETEDLTGSVSRLLPNMRLRIVDEEGKDVEEGKEGEFLVKGPVVTKGYYGNSQATKEAFTEDGWFKSGDIGVRREGLFYIVDRKKVLSHFVPYDELGSSY from the coding sequence ATGGTGGTATACCTCCCCGACAAGGATTATGACTTTCCCAACATTGACTTGTTGACACTTATTTTCGGTATGTTTTCGAATATTTCGTATGCGACTTTGTGGTTGACCCAAGTCATGGCAGACTCGCCTATCCCCGAAAGCACAGAGAGTACAATTCTCCATGCAGAAGCGGCGGACCCCTCGAATGCCACTACAAAAGCCCAGACACGTCTTCTTACCCGCCAAATTGCATATACCTTGCGCCACCACTTTGGCGTTGGAAGCCAGGGCGCTGGGACGGACGTTGTTGTTGGAGTCTCCGGTGGTCAGGTATTACTCCCGTCCGTCTTCTATGGTGTTGTAGCTGCCGGCGGTGTTTGGAGTGCGGCTTCTTCAACTGCTACACCACCTGAGTTAGAGCGACAGATCCGCCAGGGAAGTAGTCGGTTGATTATCTCAGGGCCGGAGTCCAAGGATGTGGTGTTGAAGGCcgctgaggctgctggtgtcCCACAAAACCGTGTGCTTATTCTGCGAAGTATGGGTCATGAGCGCGTGCTCCAGAATGCTGCCACGGGACAAAACTATCTTGACGGCTTGAGGCCGTCAGAGGTCTTGGACTGGGAACGCATCACGGATCCCAAAAAGTTGGAAGACTCTCTCATCTGCCTGTTGTATAGTAGCGGAACTACCGGAGCGCCGAAAGGTGTCAATATTTCGCATCTCAATATGGTCACTGAGGCTTTGATTCCTATCTATTTCGACAATGAGTATATTGCACAACGGCGTCAAACAGAACCCAAGTATGAGCATCCGTATCGCACGCTGGCTCATCTTCCCACTGCTCATGTTGCCGGATGTCAAGGATATTTCGTTAACCCTGCCGCCTGCGGGGGCACAGTTTTCTGGATGGAGAAGTTCGATTTCCCCAAGTTCCTTCAATACAACAAGCAACTGGAGATTACATTCTTTTTCACTGTGCCCCCCATCTATTTGCTGATAACTCTCAGCCCAGCCGTCACAGACCAGTTCAAGACCCTGCGTCGCGCTTATTCCGGTGCTGCTCCCATGGGTGCGGACCTGCAAACAAAGGCGCAGAAGAAACTTGGGTGTCTGATTAACCAGACCTGGGGCTTGAGCGAGACAACTGGCAGCACCACCGGTATGCCTTGGGAGACAGAAGACCTCACCGGCAGCGTCAGCCGTCTCCTCCCAAACATGCGCCTGCGGAttgtcgacgaagagggcaAGGACGTTGAGGAGGGTAAGGAGGGAGAGTTCCTTGTCAAGGGACCTGTAGTGACCAAGGGCTACTATGGGAACTCACAGGCCACTAAGGAGGCCTTCACTGAAGATGGCTGGTTCAAGTCAGGGGATATTGGTGTGCGTCGAGAGGGGCTGTTCTACATAGTTGATCGGAAAAAGGTACTTTCCCACTTTGTCCCCTATGACGAACTTGGGAGCTCATACTGA
- a CDS encoding uncharacterized protein (COG:S;~EggNog:ENOG410PP4V) gives MMSPVSLAADSQPDRQLKILARAFETLLLTTQQTNSKAKYLQERLEYAHDEYLKLADRSSEGLDPHSKIVSEKILGRDFEFDNPQNQVLNSVDVVKVLSESGNVGDSGLAAITEGVRIYKSFLNPDDDGPTGMVATRAGSLERDFTTRGTRGSLRCPFSKPQKLSSENGANGLETALPLQNGNMCGYQHLDPIKEEQQDRQSSQAPSARSSTRCPASRCPIRFLDQHSPEEMADYVERHKHEIPRSHAICVKRYSNSSRQMDAKYGNLTNMIRGLSEKHRALLPGDGSRTTSSSAERVEKWADGVNSQTPAEGDGIENDEDRKGHFDRPLRDIRVGESPSRPWGIHVPIPPVPAFKSAAQSPAAPDVAADKPFDDAATGAPQGRCPFGHGAGGPPPDHPAVETEIVRNEEPAQTPDGTSVKDEKGTDDLPKASTANVVFNGPVFFGFSAEETAAFMQQLGSLGNNKT, from the exons ATGATgtctcctgtctctctgGCTGCTGATTCGCAGCCGGACCGACAGTTGAAAATACTAGCTCGAGCTTTCGAAACTCTGCTACTAACAacccaacaaaccaacagCAAGGCGAAATACCTTCAGGAAAGGCTGGAATATGCCCATGATGAG TATCTTAAGCTAGCAGACCGATCCTCCGAAGGACTCGACCCGCACAGCAAGATTGTGTCGGAGAAGATACTTGGCCGCGATTTTGAATTTGACAACCCCCAGAACCAGGTTCTAAATTCAGTGGATGTAGTGAAAGTTCTTTCAGAGTCTGGAAACGTAGGAGATTCGGGCCTTGCTGCCATAACAGAGGGGGTGAGGATTTACAAGTCGTTCCTCAAccctgatgatgatggaccAACCGGTATGGTTGCGACAAGGGCTGGCTCGCTAGAAAGAGACTTTACTACTAGAGGCACGCGTGGAAGTTTGCGCTGCCCTTTCTCGAAGCCTCAAAAGTTGTCCTCTGAAAATGGGGCCAACGGATTGGAAACTGCATTGCCGTTACAAAATGGTAATATGTGCGGCTACCAACATTTAGATCCCATcaaagaggagcagcaggataGACAATCAAGTCAAGCTCCCTCTGCGCGTTCGTCAACTCGCTGCCCTGCCTCACGGTGTCCTATTAGGTTTCTAGATCAGCATAGTCCGGAAGAAATGGCCGATTATGTGGAGAGACACAAGCATGAAATCCCCAGAAGTCATGCAATATGTGTCAAACGGTACTCCAACAGCTCTCGGCAAATGGATGCCAAATACGGCAACCTCACCAACATGATTCGCGGCTTGTCGGAGAAGCATCGAGCGTTGCTCCCTGGCGACGGCTCACGTACCACTAGCTCTTCGGCGGAACGTGTGGAAAAATGGGCGGACGGGGTCAATTCTCAAACTCCGGCTGAAGGCGACGGTATTGAAAACGATGAGGACCGAAAGGGCCACTTCGACCGGCCTCTGCGAGATATCCGCGTTGGAGAATCTCCGAGCAGGCCTTGGGGCATCCACGTTCCCATACCCCCGGTTCCAGCATTTAAATCTGCTGCCCAATCACCAGCGGCTCCTGACGTGGCCGCGGACAAGCCGTTCGATGATGCTGCAACAGGCGCGCCTCAGGGCCGCTGTCCTTTCGGTCACGGCGCAGGCGGCCCTCCCCCGGACCACCCAGCCGTCGAAACGGAGATAGTTCGCAATGAAGAACCTGCGCAGACGCCTGATGGAACAAGTGTGAAGGACGAAAAGGGGACGGATGATCTGCCGAAGGCTTCGACAGCGAATGTCGTGTTCAACGGGCCTGTGTTCTTTGGGTTCTCCGCTGAAGAGACTGCAGCGTTTATGCAACAACTAGGCAGCCTGGGCAACAACAAAACATGA
- a CDS encoding gamma-glutamylcyclotransferase family protein (COG:S;~EggNog:ENOG410PYAE;~InterPro:IPR036568,IPR017939,IPR013024;~go_function: GO:0003839 - gamma-glutamylcyclotransferase activity [Evidence IEA]), which yields MHLQQDQTQDPSSIPPLHSTPATTTTITINHPPAPPPTNLHPQETGQKTKYLYFAYGSNLSPTQMRMRCTHDPTLSAHPVAVAALDSWRWLICQFGYANVVPPAGLRVGRQITEGDAVPESISESIPHGGVYGVLYEMSEEDEKLLDGYEGVDQCSGPSIPGSGVPARIRPREQGDGEYNKWYFGARVVKWLDEGYRERNGLEREGGEVKVLVYIDEKRVKVGKPNDEYIPRMNRAIRESVKLGFPEDWAEEVMRRSIPLD from the coding sequence ATGCATCTCCAACAAGACCAGACGCAGGACCCATCATCAATCCCACCTCTCCACTCAACCCCggccacaaccacaaccataACAATCAATCATCCCCCCGCACCTCCCCCAACAAACCTACACCCTCAAGAAACCGGCCAAAAGACGAAATACCTTTATTTCGCTTATGGCTCCAACCTCTCGCCCACGCAGATGCGCATGCGATGTACCCACGACCCAACGCTCTCGGCACACCCCGTCGCAGTCGCTGCGCTGGACTCATGGCGCTGGTTAATTTGCCAGTTCGGATATGCGAATGTCGTCCCGCCCGCGGGTTTGCGCGTTGGGCGGCAAATCACTGAGGGGGATGCAGTGCCGGAGTCGATTTCGGAATCGATTCCGCACGGAGGTGTCTATGGGGTTCTTTATGAGAtgagtgaggaggatgaaaagTTGTTGGACGGGTATGAGGGGGTTGATCAGTGTTCTGGGCCTTCTATACCTGGATCTGGTGTCCCGGCGAGAATTAGACCCAGGGAGCAGGGGGATGGCGAGTATAATAAATGGTACTTTGGGGCGAGAGTGGTTAAGTGGTTGGACGAGGGGTATAGAGAACGAAACGGGCTTGAGAGGGAAGGTGGCGAGGTCAAGGTGTTGGTTTATATTGATGAAAAGCGTGTGAAGGTAGGGAAGCCCAATGATGAGTATATTCCGCGCATGAATAGGGCGATTAGGGAGTCCGTGAAGTTGGGGTTCCCAGAGGattgggcggaggaggtcatGAGGCGTTCAATTCCGCTGGATTAG
- the APT1 gene encoding adenine phosphoribosyltransferase APT1 (BUSCO:EOG09264SSI;~COG:F;~EggNog:ENOG410PNKV;~InterPro:IPR029057,IPR005764,IPR000836;~PFAM:PF00156;~go_component: GO:0005737 - cytoplasm [Evidence IEA];~go_function: GO:0003999 - adenine phosphoribosyltransferase activity [Evidence IEA];~go_process: GO:0006168 - adenine salvage [Evidence IEA];~go_process: GO:0009116 - nucleoside metabolic process [Evidence IEA]) translates to MSQQPSSTAPDASTTAQVAEHPSSAPSRAAELASLKVKLRAALRQFPDFPSPGILFEDILPIFADHSVHEALIRCLELHVLETHANEKPDVIVGLEARGFLIGPSLALRLGASFVPVRKQGKLPGPCETQAYDKEYGQDFFQMQSDSIKPGQKVIVVDDIIATGGSAYASGELIKKMGGNLLGFIFLLELEFLKGREKLPAPVYTLLSGQESQA, encoded by the exons ATGTCCCAACAACCCTCTTCCACAGCCCCCGatgcctccaccaccgcccaAGTCGCCGAacacccctcctccgctcCCTCCCGCGCCGCCGAACTCGCCAGTCTTAAGGTAAAGCTGCGCGCGGCGCTGCGCCAGTTTCCTGACTTCCCGTCCCCGGGAATTCTCTTCGAAGACATTCTTCCTATTTTCGCCGATCACTCTGTGCACGAAGCCCTCATCCGCTGCCTCGAGCTCCACGTCCTCGAAACACACGCTAATGAAAAACCCGACGTTATCGTCGGCCTAGAGGCCCGAGGCTTCCTTATCGGCCCTAGTCTCGCTCTGCGACTCGGCGCCAGTTTTGTGCCGGTTCGCAAGCAGGGTAAACTGCCGGGCCCGTGTGAAACTCAGGCCTATGACAAGGAGTATGGTCAGGATTTCTTCCAGATGCAGTCCGACTCCATCAAGCCTGGTCAGAAGGTGATTGTGGTGGATGATATTATTGCAACCG GCGGGTCGGCGTATGCTTCAGGAGAACTCATCAAGAAGATGGGCGGCAATCTATTgggcttcatcttcttgctcGAACTGGAATTCCTCAAGGGGCGGGAGAAGCTGCCTGCTCCCGTTTACACTCTGCTCTCTGGCCAGGAATCGCAGGCGTAA